ATACCTATCTTGACGTATTCTTGAAGTATTTAAAACCACAACCTTCAAATGTACTTAATAGGCTATGATATAGGCAGTGACACTGTCAAAGCGGCGTTGATAGATGTAAACAGCCACGAAGTAGTGGGTGTGACCCAATATCCTGAGCAAGATATGGATATTATTGCCCGTCAAAAAGGCTGGGCAGAACAGCAGCCCGAACTTTGGTGGCGCAATGTCTGCTTGGCTACTAAGAAATTATTGGCGACTTACCATATTCTTGCGGGCGATATTGAAGGGATTGGAATTGCCTATCAAATGCACGGTTTGGTATTGATAGACCGTGACCTTCAAGTGCTTCGACCAGCTATCATTTGGTGCGATAGCCGAGCGGTGTCTATTGGTTCACAAGCTTTTGTAGATATCGGAGAAGAATATTGTCTTCACAATTACCTCAACTCTCCCGGCAATTTTACGGCATCTAAATTGAAGTGGGTCAAGGACAATGAACCGACTATTTACCAAAAAATTTATAAGATTCTATTGCCAGGAGATTTTATCGCCATGAAATTGACGGGTAATGTTAGTACCACTATTTCGGGGCTTTCAGAAGGGGTACTTTGGAACTTCAAAGAGAAAAATATTGCAGAGAAGCTACTGCAATATTTTGAAATAGACCCAGAATTGCTCCCCAACATCTTACCTACTTTTTACGAAACGGGCAAAATCACTCCATCAGCAGCCGAACAAACAGGATTGGCAGTAGGCACTCCAGTCACTTACCGTGCGGGCGATCAACCCAACAATGCAGTGTCTTTGAATGTCTTGCAAGGTGGTGAAGTGGCTGCTATTAGTGGTACTTCGGGAGTAGTGTATGGGATTGTTGACCAACCTTTATACGATGCACAATCCAGAGTCAATGCTTTTGCTCATGTCAATTATGAAAACAATTTTGATAGAATCGGAGTGCTGCTTTGTATCAATGGGGCGGGAATGCAATACAGTTGGGTGAAGCATCAAATAGCAAGAGGACAAACGACTTATGCCGATATGGAACGCATGGTGTCGAGTGTGCCAGTAGGTTCAGAGGGTATTTGTATTCTGCCTTTTGGGAATGGTGCAGAACGGATTTTCAACAACCGCAACCTTGAATCCCATATCTATAACCTCGAATTCAATCGGCATACACGAGCACACGTTTACCGAGCATCTTTAGAAGGTATTGCTTTCACCTTTGTTTATGGAATCAATATGCTCAAAGAATTGGGTTTGGAAGTTGATGTCATTCGAGTTGGCAATGACAACATGTTTCAGTCTTCGGTTTTTTCTTCCACCATTGCCACACTTTTGGGGACACCGATTGAAGTAGTTGATACCAACGGTGCAATCGGAGCAGCGAGGGCTTCGGGTGTTGGTAGTGGCACTTATGCTTCTTTGCAAGAAGCATTGAAGAGTATCAAAGCAAGCAAAATATATGAACCCAATTTGAATTATGCAAGTTGCTCACAGGCTTACAATTTTTGGTTTGCTTCGCTAAATAAAGTATTGAATGGACTGGGAAGTGGTGCCGCTTTTACAAAGGATTTGAAACTTCAAAATGACAACTTGAAGAAAGAACTCAATAGCAAAAATAAAGTTTTGTCAACCCAATCCCTTCAATTGGAGTCACAAATAAAACTGATTGACGAATTGGAAGATGCTCTAAGGGGGTTGAAAAAAGAAGTGAAGTCTATTGAAGTCCGAAAAAAGGTCAATGCTTTGATTCACCATATTTCTAACAATAAAGCAGATTCTAGCACTATTGAAGAATACGCCAACTTACTCAACAACGATTTTATTCAACGCCTCAAAGTACAGTTTCCGCAACTGTCTTTTGAAGAATTGAAGATGAGTTTACTCCTGCAAATGAAGCTTTCTACCAAAGAAATCGCCTCTCGGTTGAATCTTTCTACCAGAGGTGCAGAAACCAAAAGATACCGCCTGAGGAAAAAATTTGACTTAGATAAACGAGGTAGTTTTGATGAATTTTTTAGGCAGATTTGAAGAAATAATAGTCAGATATGTTTGACGTAATACTGACGTATTTGTAGAAGTGTTTTTGGAGTAGCCTCAAATTCGGAAAAACACATTTATCTTATTTTCTTTGTGAAAAGCTAAAAATAAAAAAATCATCGAAGATTTTGGGGATAGGAGACGTTTGACGTTTATCCTAAAAATATGGAGGGCTTGAAGGTTAGTTTTTGTTAAAACTATTGGTTTGAATAAAATTATAATACACAAAACTTTTAAGAAAGAACAAACAATAGGAAAGCACCTACTAAAAAACAATAATATTAATTATCAAAAAATATAAATATGAGTTTACATTTGACCCTTGGAGAGAAAGAATATTTTCCCAATATCGGCAAAATCGCTTTTGAAGGAAAAAAATCAGACAATCCGCTTGCCTTCAAATATTATGATGAAAATCAAGTAGTAGCGGGGAAAACGATGAAGGAACACTTCAAGTTTGCGGTAGCTTATTGGCATACACTCTGTAATGTGGGAGGTGACCCATTTGGTCCTGGAACAAAATTGTTTCCGTGGCTAACGGCAAATGACCCGATTCAGCAAGCAAAAGAAAAAATGGATGCTGCTTTTGAAATTATAACCAAGTTGGGGATTCCTTACTATTGTTTCCACGATGTAGATTTGATAGATGAGCCAGATAGTTTGAGTGAATTTCAAAGCAGGTTGGAAACCATCACGGACTATGCCAAAGAAAAACAAGCAACTTCGGGGGTGAAATTATTGTGGGGAACGGCAAACCTATTTTCCAATCCTCGTTATATGAACGGGGCTGCAACGAATCCCGATTTTCACACTTTAGCGTATGCAGGAGCGCAAGTCAAAAATGCACTGGATGCGACCATCAAATTGGGTGGTGAAAACTATGTATTTTGGGGAGGACGAGAAGGTTATATGTCCCTATTGAATACGGATATGAAGCGAGAATTGGATCATTTGGCTACTTTTTTACATGCTTCCAAAGACTATGCACGCAAAAATGGCTTCACAGGTACTTTTTTCATCGAACCCAAACCGATGGAGCCTTCTAAACATCAATACGATTTTGACGCTGCAACTTGTATTGCCTTTCTACGTGAGTACGATTTGATGGCGGACTTCAAATTAAACATTGAAGTAAATCACGCTACTTTGGCACAACATACTTTCCAACACGAACTGCAAGTGTCTGCAAATGCAGGACTTTTGGGTAGTATGGATGCGAATAGAGGTGACTATCAAAATGGTTGGGATACGGATCAATTTCCAAACAATGTGATGGAATTGACCGAAGCCATGTTGGTTGTTTTGGAGTCGGGTGGGCTGCAAGGTGGAGGCGTGAATTTTGATGCCAAAACCCGCCGAAATTCTACCGATTTGGAAGATATTTTCTATGCACACATTGGTGGAATGGATTGTTTTGCAAGGGCTCTATTGGCAGCAGACGATATTCTTCAAAACTCTCCTTACCGAAAAATGCGGGCGAATCGCTATGCTTCTTTTGATAGCGGCAATGGAAAAGCCTTTGAAAATGGAGAATTGAGTTTGGAAGATTTGGCCACGATTGCTGCACGACACGGTGAACCTACTCAAATTAGTGGCCGCCAAGAATTGTACGAAAATATTGTGAATCAGTATGTTTGATAGCTGATGGAAAGATTTTTAAATATAGATTAGGACATCAATAACGAGAGTGGTATTTTTTTCCGAAAAATGCGTTGTGGTTTTAGCAAGTCCATTAGGACTTGAATATTTGTAGAAAAATGCAGGAAGTAATTACAGAACTGCATTCCTTCGGAACAGGTCTGAGTTCAACCCAATTAATTTGAGACGATATTACTGAGGTTCAACTCCTAATGGAGTTGTTACAAACTTTAAATTAATTTTCCACAAATATTTTACTTCTATGGAGTAATAGCACTTGAAAACTGCAGTCTGCCCTGATGAAATGAATTAGGGAGTTAAATCTTGAATACCCCCTGTTATTGATAAAACTCATCATTCAAAATTACAAATAAACACTATGGAACAAACTTTACATTGGTTAGATTGGCTCGTATTGGGTGCTTATTTTGCCGTACTGCTCGGCATTGCCGTATGGGTCATCATGAAAAGAGAAGACAACACGGAGGATTATTTTTTGGCAGGCCGTAATATTGGCTGGTTCATCATCGGTACCTCTATTTTCGCCTCCAATATTGGCTCTGAGCATGTTGTAGGGCTTGCGGGAACGGCTTTTGAAAGTGGAATGCCAATGGCTCATTATGAGCTTCACGCTTGGATTGTGTTGCTTTTGGGTTGGGTATTTCTTCCTTTTTATGCGAGAAGTGGCGTGTTTACCATGCCCGAATTTCTCGAAAAACGCTACAATGCACAAACCCGATGGTTTTTGTCCATCATCTCTTTGATAGGTTATGTGCTCACCAAAGTTTCGGTGACGGTGTATGCTGGAGGGATGGTTATCTCCGCAGTTTTTGGGGTAGAATTTTGGACGGGAGCATTGATAACGGTTGTCATTACAGGTCTTTACACCATTTTAGGTGGAATGAGAGCAGTGGTTTATACAGAAGCATTGCAAGCTGTTGTGCTGATAATTGGTTCTCTTTTGGTCACTTATTTGGGTTTAGCAGAAGTGGGCGGCTGGAGTGGATTGAGAGAAGCCGTGGGCAGCAATCACTTCGATATGTGGCGACCTGCAAGCGACCCCGATTTTCCGTGGACAGGATTGGTTTTTGGCGGTACAATTGTGGGGATATGGTATTGGTGTACAGACCAATACATCGTGCAACGTACTTTGACCGCTCGCAACTTGACCGAAGGAAGAAGAGGAGCAATCTTTGGTGCTTACCTCAAAATACTCCCCATTTTCATCTTTATGGTGCCAGGAATGGTCGCTTATGCACTGGTTCAAAAAGGACAGTTGGAGTTGGCCTCTTCTGACCAAGCCTTACCTGCTTTGATGAAACATTTGTTGCCTGCCGGTGTGCGTGGATTGGTCGTTGGAGGTTTGTTAGCAGCCTTGATGAGTTCACTGGCCTCGGTCTTCAATTCTTGCTCAACTTTGTTTACGATTGACATTTACAAAAAAATCCGACCCAATACACCTGAAAAACAATTGGTGCGTATTGGTCAGATTGCAACGGCTGTGGTAGTGGTATTGGGAATAGCATGGATTCCTGTGATGCAGCGCATTTCTGGCGTTTTGTACCAGTATCTACAAAGCGTT
The Chitinophagales bacterium genome window above contains:
- the xylA gene encoding xylose isomerase, whose product is MSLHLTLGEKEYFPNIGKIAFEGKKSDNPLAFKYYDENQVVAGKTMKEHFKFAVAYWHTLCNVGGDPFGPGTKLFPWLTANDPIQQAKEKMDAAFEIITKLGIPYYCFHDVDLIDEPDSLSEFQSRLETITDYAKEKQATSGVKLLWGTANLFSNPRYMNGAATNPDFHTLAYAGAQVKNALDATIKLGGENYVFWGGREGYMSLLNTDMKRELDHLATFLHASKDYARKNGFTGTFFIEPKPMEPSKHQYDFDAATCIAFLREYDLMADFKLNIEVNHATLAQHTFQHELQVSANAGLLGSMDANRGDYQNGWDTDQFPNNVMELTEAMLVVLESGGLQGGGVNFDAKTRRNSTDLEDIFYAHIGGMDCFARALLAADDILQNSPYRKMRANRYASFDSGNGKAFENGELSLEDLATIAARHGEPTQISGRQELYENIVNQYV
- a CDS encoding sodium:solute symporter — protein: MEQTLHWLDWLVLGAYFAVLLGIAVWVIMKREDNTEDYFLAGRNIGWFIIGTSIFASNIGSEHVVGLAGTAFESGMPMAHYELHAWIVLLLGWVFLPFYARSGVFTMPEFLEKRYNAQTRWFLSIISLIGYVLTKVSVTVYAGGMVISAVFGVEFWTGALITVVITGLYTILGGMRAVVYTEALQAVVLIIGSLLVTYLGLAEVGGWSGLREAVGSNHFDMWRPASDPDFPWTGLVFGGTIVGIWYWCTDQYIVQRTLTARNLTEGRRGAIFGAYLKILPIFIFMVPGMVAYALVQKGQLELASSDQALPALMKHLLPAGVRGLVVGGLLAALMSSLASVFNSCSTLFTIDIYKKIRPNTPEKQLVRIGQIATAVVVVLGIAWIPVMQRISGVLYQYLQSVQSYIAPPITAVFLLGIFFKRINAQGAMATLVGGFFIGALRLILELNKDSLTGFAHSFATVNFMHFAVFMFIACAMILITVSLLTEKPSEEQLRGLTFATITPEQKAANSASYNKWDIVASVVIVLIVGSVLAYFTG
- a CDS encoding FGGY family carbohydrate kinase produces the protein MYLIGYDIGSDTVKAALIDVNSHEVVGVTQYPEQDMDIIARQKGWAEQQPELWWRNVCLATKKLLATYHILAGDIEGIGIAYQMHGLVLIDRDLQVLRPAIIWCDSRAVSIGSQAFVDIGEEYCLHNYLNSPGNFTASKLKWVKDNEPTIYQKIYKILLPGDFIAMKLTGNVSTTISGLSEGVLWNFKEKNIAEKLLQYFEIDPELLPNILPTFYETGKITPSAAEQTGLAVGTPVTYRAGDQPNNAVSLNVLQGGEVAAISGTSGVVYGIVDQPLYDAQSRVNAFAHVNYENNFDRIGVLLCINGAGMQYSWVKHQIARGQTTYADMERMVSSVPVGSEGICILPFGNGAERIFNNRNLESHIYNLEFNRHTRAHVYRASLEGIAFTFVYGINMLKELGLEVDVIRVGNDNMFQSSVFSSTIATLLGTPIEVVDTNGAIGAARASGVGSGTYASLQEALKSIKASKIYEPNLNYASCSQAYNFWFASLNKVLNGLGSGAAFTKDLKLQNDNLKKELNSKNKVLSTQSLQLESQIKLIDELEDALRGLKKEVKSIEVRKKVNALIHHISNNKADSSTIEEYANLLNNDFIQRLKVQFPQLSFEELKMSLLLQMKLSTKEIASRLNLSTRGAETKRYRLRKKFDLDKRGSFDEFFRQI